In one window of Henckelia pumila isolate YLH828 chromosome 1, ASM3356847v2, whole genome shotgun sequence DNA:
- the LOC140875813 gene encoding glutathione S-transferase U17-like gives MASSEVRLLSSWISPFVLRAKIALNIKRIDYESIPENLSAKSDLLLKSNPVHKKVPVLIHGDRIICESLVIVQYVDEVWASGPEILPSDPHDRAIARFWAAYIDEKWYPNLRAVLVIEEDGAKKAKLEQLSEGLVLFEDTFTKCGKGKKFFGGDNIGYLDIALGCFLAWLRLIERTIDAILLDETKTPRVFRWARDFSAEPEVIADTPETDQLYEYWKGFMLKLKAMEKHK, from the exons ATGGCTTCCAGTGAAGTGAGGCTACTGAGTTCTTGGATAAGCCCGTTTGTGTTGCGGGCCAAAATCGCACTCAACATCAAGCGGATCGACTACGAGTCCATACCCGAAAACCTCTCTGCTAAAAGCGATCTTCTTTTGAAATCCAATCCCGTCCACAAGAAAGTCCCTGTTCTCATTCATGGCGATAGGATCATCTGTGAATCTCTCGTTATTGTTCAGTACGTGGATGAAGTCTGGGCCTCTGGGCCCGAGATTCTTCCCTCTGATCCCCATGATCGGGCTATAGCCCGGTTTTGGGCCGCCTATATTGATGAAAAG TGGTATCCAAATTTAAGGGCAGTGTTGGTGATAGAGGAAGATGGAGCTAAGAAGGCAAAGCTGGAGCAGTTAAGTGAGGGGCTTGTTTTATTTGAGGACACTTTCACAAAATGTGGCAAAGGTAAAAAGTTCTTTGGAGGTGACAACATTGGGTACTTAGACATTGCATTAGGTTGTTTCTTGGCATGGCTTCGACTTATAGAAAGAACTATTGATGCCATCTTGCTTGATGAAACCAAGACTCCTCGTGTGTTCAGATGGGCTCGTGATTTTTCGGCCGAACCCGAGGTCATTGCCGATACGCCCGAAACCGATCAACTCTACGAGTATTGGAAAGGTTTTATGTTGAAGCTCAAGGCTATGGAGAAGCATAAGTAA
- the LOC140875496 gene encoding glycerol-3-phosphate acyltransferase RAM2-like → MAHASFPSVEVCGSIGRENDTIVADMDGTLLRGRSSFPYFALVAFEVGGIFRLLFLLLLAPIAGFLYYLVSESAGIRVLIFATFAGTRVSDIESVARAVLPKFYSEDLHPESWRVFSACGRRCVLTANPRIMVEAFLKEYLGADMVLGTEILSYRGWATGLVKKPGVLVGRNKADALKAAFPEMRPEIGLGDRHTDFPFMELCQEGYMVTPKPEVKAVTCDKLPKPIIFHDGRLAQKPSPFMALLIVLWIPVGFLLACLRIAAGSLLPMPLVYHAFWALGVRVTVKGTPPPPVNKSSGGSGVLFICSHRTLLDPIFLSTALGRPIPAVTYSVSRLSELISPIKTVRLSRDRATDAAMIKKLLKEGDLALCPEGTTCREPFLLRFSSLFAELTDELVPVAMVNRMSMFHGTTARGWKGMDPFYFFMNPSPAYEVTFLNKLPRELTFGAGKSSHEVANYIQRVIAATLSYECTSFTRKDKYRALAGNDGTVAEKPRIKSDKIMGC, encoded by the exons ATGGCCCATGCATCGTTTCCAAGTGTCGAGGTTTGCGGGTCCATCGGAAGGGAGAATGATACAATTGTTGCAGACATGGATGGTACTTTGCTTAGAGGAAGAAGCTCTTTCCCTTACTTTGCATTAGTTGCTTTCGAAGTTGGTGGGATTTTCAGGCTTCTCTTCTTGCTCCTTCTCGCCCCGATCGCCGGCTTTCTTTACTATCTAGTCTCCGAATCCGCCGGAATCAGAGTACTCATCTTCGCCACGTTCGCGGGAACGCGGGTTTCGGATATCGAATCGGTGGCGAGGGCGGTGCTGCCCAAGTTCTATTCGGAGGACTTGCACCCGGAGTCGTGGCGCGTGTTCTCCGCCTGCGGGAGGCGGTGCGTGCTGACGGCGAATCCGAGGATTATGGTGGAGGCGTTTCTCAAGGAATACTTGGGGGCGGATATGGTGCTGGGGACTGAGATTCTGAGCTACCGGGGATGGGCGACCGGGCTAGTGAAGAAACCGGGGGTCTTGGTAGGAAGAAATAAAGCCGACGCGCTGAAGGCGGCGTTCCCGGAGATGCGGCCGGAGATTGGCTTGGGTGATCGGCATACAGATTTCCCGTTCATGGAGTTATGCCAG GAAGGTTACATGGTGACACCAAAGCCAGAAGTGAAAGCCGTGACATGCGACAAGCTCCCGAAGCCGATCATCTTCCACGACGGCCGGCTCGCGCAGAAGCCGAGCCCTTTCATGGCTCTACTAATCGTCCTCTGGATCCCGGTCGGCTTCCTCCTGGCGTGCCTGCGAATCGCCGCCGGCTCCCTCCTCCCCATGCCACTCGTCTACCACGCCTTCTGGGCCTTAGGCGTCCGAGTCACGGTCAAGGGGACACCTCCTCCGCCGGTCAACAAATCCTCCGGCGGATCCGGCGTTCTTTTCATCTGCTCACACCGTACTCTCCTAGACCCTATCTTCCTCTCCACCGCCCTCGGCCGCCCAATCCCCGCCGTCACGTACTCCGTGTCTCGCCTCTCCGAACTCATCTCTCCCATCAAAACCGTCCGCCTCAGCCGCGACCGCGCCACCGATGCCGCCATGATAAAGAAGCTTCTGAAAGAAGGGGACCTCGCGCTTTGCCCGGAGGGCACCACCTGCCGCGAGCCGTTCCTCCTTAGGTTCAGCTCCCTCTTCGCGGAGCTGACAGACGAGTTGGTTCCGGTGGCGATGGTGAACCGTATGAGCATGTTCCACGGCACGACGGCGCGTGGGTGGAAGGGGATGGACCCGTTCTACTTCTTCATGAACCCGAGCCCGGCTTACGAGGTGACGTTCTTGAACAAGCTGCCGCGAGAGCTGACGTTCGGAGCCGGGAAATCGAGCCATGAAGTGGCTAATTACATACAACGTGTGATCGCCGCCACACTTTCCTACGAATGCACCAGTTTTACCAGAAAGGACAAATATCGAGCGCTGGCCGGAAACGACGGCACCGTGGCGGAGAAGCCGCGGATCAAGTCGGATAAAATCATGGGTTGCTAA